A portion of the Lysinibacillus timonensis genome contains these proteins:
- a CDS encoding acyl-CoA carboxylase subunit beta, with protein MKPYNDILVAKEDKIKAGGHPKYHEKLKETNKLFVRDRLTLLLDDGQYEEDGKFANCESADLPADGVVCAIGKINGQTVCVMANDSTVKAGSWGVHTVEKIIRIQETAEKLHVPLLYLVDSAGARITDQLAMFPGRRGAGRIFYNQIKLSGSIPQICVLFGPSAAGGAYIPAFCDIVIMVDGNASMYLGSPRMAEKVIGEKVSLQEMGGAKMHCSVSGCGDVLANSEQQAIEYAKQYLSFFGANYNELPKSIESKDPIKGRPLEDIIPENQNVPFDMYELINAIVDEDSIFEIKKLFAPELITCLARIKGKAVGVVANQPKVKGGVLFVDSSDKAAKFIQLCDAFSIPLLFLADVPGFMIGTKVEKAGIIRHGAKFISSMASASVPKISVVIRKAYGAGLYAMCGPAFEPDVFIALPTAQIAVMGPEAAVNAVYSNKIEAIKDSQERIRFVKEKIEEYKNEIDIYKLASEMVIDEIVAPGKLRNVLAERLSYYETKQISLPSRKHPVYPV; from the coding sequence TTGAAACCTTATAATGACATATTAGTAGCAAAAGAGGATAAAATTAAAGCTGGTGGACATCCAAAATATCATGAAAAGTTAAAAGAAACGAATAAACTGTTTGTTCGTGACCGACTTACATTATTATTAGATGATGGCCAGTATGAGGAAGATGGTAAATTCGCAAATTGTGAAAGCGCCGATTTACCCGCGGATGGTGTTGTTTGTGCCATTGGAAAAATAAATGGTCAAACTGTTTGTGTGATGGCAAACGACTCGACGGTTAAAGCTGGTTCTTGGGGAGTTCATACAGTAGAAAAGATAATTCGTATACAAGAAACTGCTGAAAAATTACATGTTCCTCTACTTTATCTTGTAGATTCTGCAGGAGCTCGGATCACGGATCAGTTAGCAATGTTTCCTGGTAGAAGAGGGGCAGGCCGAATTTTTTACAATCAAATAAAGTTAAGTGGATCCATCCCGCAAATTTGTGTTCTATTTGGACCATCGGCAGCAGGAGGTGCATATATCCCTGCGTTTTGTGATATCGTCATAATGGTGGATGGAAATGCATCTATGTATTTAGGTTCTCCTAGAATGGCGGAAAAAGTAATAGGAGAAAAAGTATCACTGCAAGAAATGGGCGGTGCAAAAATGCACTGTTCGGTAAGTGGTTGTGGAGATGTCCTAGCAAATTCGGAACAGCAAGCAATTGAATATGCTAAACAATACTTAAGCTTCTTTGGTGCAAATTACAATGAACTACCAAAAAGCATTGAAAGTAAGGATCCAATCAAGGGTCGTCCGTTAGAAGACATCATTCCAGAAAACCAAAACGTTCCTTTTGATATGTATGAACTAATTAATGCGATTGTGGATGAAGATAGTATTTTTGAGATAAAAAAGTTGTTTGCACCTGAACTAATTACGTGTTTGGCTCGGATAAAAGGAAAAGCTGTTGGAGTAGTGGCAAACCAACCTAAAGTAAAAGGTGGCGTATTATTCGTCGATTCATCAGATAAAGCTGCAAAATTTATCCAATTATGCGATGCTTTCTCAATTCCATTATTGTTTTTAGCTGACGTACCCGGTTTTATGATTGGTACCAAGGTAGAGAAAGCTGGAATTATACGTCATGGAGCAAAATTTATTTCTTCAATGGCAAGTGCATCCGTTCCTAAAATATCAGTAGTCATCCGAAAAGCATATGGTGCTGGATTGTATGCAATGTGTGGTCCAGCATTTGAACCAGATGTATTCATTGCATTACCAACTGCTCAAATAGCTGTTATGGGACCGGAGGCAGCAGTCAATGCTGTTTATTCAAATAAAATTGAAGCAATAAAAGATTCGCAAGAACGGATCCGTTTTGTTAAAGAAAAAATCGAAGAATATAAGAACGAAATCGATATTTACAAGCTGGCATCTGAAATGGTGATAGATGAAATAGTGGCTCCAGGTAAACTAAGGAACGTATTAGCTGAAAGATTAAGCTACTATGAAACAAAACAAATTTCGTTACCATCTCGAAAACATCCAGTTTATCCAGTATAA
- a CDS encoding nucleotidyltransferase, with translation MQAVGVVVEHNPFHNGHRYHVEQSKKSTKADVVIAVMSGTFLQRGEPALVDKWHRTKMALENGVDIVIELPYVFSTARAEVFAKGAIHLLSAMKCHSFAFGSEDGTIEPFVNTYTLLQDYRDEYNTLIKYFVSKGNSYPKSLYEAYEQLKQKRPQIYIDLSLPNNILGFHYIEAVNAIKSDIKPITIQRIQAGYHETISSSSNIASATGIRKALFDDGSKLSDIKQYVPNATFDQLQNWQNTYHQFVHWESFWPLLRFSIIRYSPKDLTQFADVSEGIEYALVKYAKSSNTFTEFMNLIKSKRYTWTRLQRMLTHILTGITKEQLHQFTLPTYIRLLGMTKLGQQYLGEKKKEFELPLISRVGKVKNEMITYDIRASEIYAQGVHLFSNKKIDGDFNTPPIRI, from the coding sequence ATGCAAGCTGTAGGCGTTGTAGTAGAACATAATCCATTCCACAACGGTCATCGTTACCATGTTGAACAATCTAAAAAAAGTACAAAAGCTGATGTCGTTATCGCTGTAATGAGTGGGACTTTTTTACAAAGGGGAGAACCAGCACTTGTTGATAAATGGCATCGAACTAAAATGGCACTTGAAAACGGTGTAGATATTGTTATAGAACTACCCTATGTTTTTAGTACTGCTCGAGCAGAGGTTTTTGCAAAAGGTGCAATCCATCTACTTTCAGCTATGAAATGCCATTCCTTTGCTTTCGGTAGTGAGGATGGAACTATCGAACCCTTTGTAAACACATACACATTACTTCAAGATTACCGCGATGAATATAATACCCTAATTAAATATTTTGTATCAAAGGGCAATAGTTATCCCAAAAGCTTATATGAAGCATATGAACAACTTAAACAAAAACGCCCCCAAATATACATTGATTTATCATTGCCTAATAATATTTTAGGATTTCATTATATCGAGGCGGTTAACGCTATTAAAAGTGATATTAAGCCTATAACGATCCAAAGAATTCAAGCAGGTTATCATGAAACGATTAGCTCTTCATCTAATATTGCTAGTGCGACTGGTATACGAAAAGCACTTTTTGATGATGGAAGTAAATTAAGTGATATTAAACAGTATGTCCCAAACGCTACTTTTGATCAATTGCAAAATTGGCAAAATACCTATCATCAATTCGTACATTGGGAATCATTTTGGCCTTTACTTCGTTTTTCTATTATAAGGTATTCACCTAAAGATCTCACTCAATTTGCAGATGTATCTGAAGGCATTGAATATGCTTTAGTCAAATATGCAAAAAGTAGTAATACATTTACTGAATTTATGAATCTTATTAAATCCAAACGCTATACATGGACAAGGCTACAACGTATGCTAACACATATATTGACCGGAATAACGAAAGAACAACTACACCAATTTACTTTACCAACATACATTCGATTATTAGGTATGACGAAATTAGGTCAACAATATTTAGGTGAAAAGAAAAAAGAGTTCGAGTTACCACTAATCAGTCGTGTAGGGAAAGTAAAAAATGAAATGATCACATATGATATCCGCGCGTCGGAAATTTACGCACAAGGCGTACACTTATTTTCTAATAAAAAAATAGACGGAGATTTTAACACTCCGCCTATTCGTATCTAA
- a CDS encoding DUF3397 domain-containing protein → MKWLLQYIISTVILFPILLFFLTYYLCRKRKISEVKSIGLAADATTFILFFSVPLMITSLWDIHLSGLIICLALVIAMVFTFIDWRTKKEIEIVPLLKKTWRVYFILLFILYILIWIFGIIHRVIVYVYLQ, encoded by the coding sequence GTGAAATGGTTACTGCAATATATAATAAGTACTGTCATTTTATTTCCTATTTTATTGTTTTTCCTAACATATTACCTTTGTAGAAAGAGGAAGATAAGTGAAGTGAAATCTATTGGCCTTGCTGCAGACGCCACCACCTTTATTTTATTTTTCTCGGTACCATTGATGATTACAAGTTTATGGGATATTCATTTAAGTGGACTTATCATATGTCTGGCGCTAGTCATTGCAATGGTATTCACATTTATCGATTGGAGAACAAAGAAGGAAATTGAAATAGTTCCTCTGCTAAAGAAAACGTGGAGAGTGTATTTCATTTTATTATTCATATTATACATATTGATTTGGATTTTCGGCATAATTCATCGTGTAATTGTGTACGTTTATTTACAATAA
- a CDS encoding DUF177 domain-containing protein — translation MKWSIHQLSKYRQNGMPIDTVVQLDEVKKRNNEIRDISPVHVKGHCTFGASKMTCQFTMTATLTLPCARTWEDVEYPIKVDTVEVFSWIEPELRGDEDDDIHYIDGEVIDMKPVLEELILLEVPMQVFKEGSEGQVKGGKNWSYSTDEDVARQEESGEHKVDPRLANLAKYFDQTDE, via the coding sequence ATGAAATGGTCAATTCATCAATTATCAAAGTATCGCCAAAATGGGATGCCTATTGATACAGTAGTACAGCTAGATGAGGTAAAGAAACGAAATAATGAAATTCGTGATATTTCTCCTGTACATGTAAAAGGGCACTGTACTTTCGGTGCATCAAAAATGACATGTCAATTTACAATGACTGCAACATTAACTTTGCCATGTGCGAGAACATGGGAGGATGTTGAATACCCAATAAAAGTTGATACGGTTGAAGTCTTTAGTTGGATTGAACCTGAACTTCGAGGGGATGAAGATGACGATATCCATTATATTGATGGTGAAGTGATCGACATGAAGCCAGTTTTAGAGGAGTTAATACTTCTTGAAGTGCCTATGCAAGTCTTTAAGGAAGGTTCTGAAGGACAAGTTAAAGGCGGAAAAAACTGGAGTTATTCAACAGATGAAGATGTTGCTCGTCAAGAGGAAAGTGGCGAACACAAAGTAGATCCGAGACTAGCTAATTTAGCTAAGTATTTTGATCAAACAGATGAATAG
- a CDS encoding enoyl-CoA hydratase/isomerase family protein, giving the protein MSYHINNNDGIITFTIEREDKRNAINDEVMEGFKEVIHTIRNNSDIRILVVTGSGEKAFCSGGDLSEFHKLHTEQEAYGMLSKMGNILYELATLPVPTIALVNGAAVGGGCEIATACDFRLVERQAKCGFIQGKLAITSGWGGGTYLYESGMKKDFILKMLVDGSTYDSDKLYEIGWATRVYDGPKEQELEDFIKNMKKIDPSVLHAYKEIKLRSWIEKNMYERVMEEIKRCAKLWESEVHYEAVQSFLNKSNK; this is encoded by the coding sequence ATGTCATATCACATTAATAATAACGACGGTATTATCACATTTACTATTGAACGAGAAGATAAAAGAAATGCAATTAACGATGAAGTGATGGAAGGGTTTAAAGAGGTAATACATACTATTCGAAATAATTCAGATATACGTATATTAGTAGTAACTGGTAGTGGTGAAAAAGCTTTTTGTTCAGGTGGTGATTTATCAGAATTTCATAAGTTACATACAGAACAGGAAGCTTACGGCATGCTAAGTAAAATGGGGAATATATTATATGAACTAGCCACATTACCTGTACCTACGATTGCTTTGGTTAATGGTGCTGCAGTAGGTGGAGGTTGCGAAATTGCTACAGCATGCGATTTTCGATTAGTAGAACGTCAGGCAAAGTGTGGGTTTATTCAAGGTAAACTAGCAATCACTAGTGGCTGGGGTGGAGGAACTTACCTTTATGAAAGTGGCATGAAAAAGGATTTCATTTTAAAGATGTTAGTTGATGGATCTACATATGACTCAGATAAGTTATACGAAATTGGCTGGGCAACGAGAGTTTACGATGGGCCAAAAGAACAGGAGCTTGAAGATTTTATCAAAAATATGAAAAAAATCGATCCTTCTGTTCTTCATGCTTATAAAGAAATCAAACTCCGTAGTTGGATAGAGAAAAATATGTATGAACGAGTAATGGAAGAAATAAAGCGATGTGCAAAATTATGGGAAAGTGAAGTACATTATGAAGCTGTGCAAAGCTTTTTAAATAAATCTAACAAATAA
- the rpmF gene encoding 50S ribosomal protein L32, with translation MAVPFRRTSKTAKRKRRTHFKLSVPGMVACPNCGEATLSHHVCKSCGHYKGKEVVSK, from the coding sequence ATGGCTGTACCATTTAGAAGAACTTCTAAAACTGCTAAAAGAAAGCGTCGTACGCATTTCAAATTATCTGTACCTGGTATGGTAGCTTGCCCAAACTGTGGTGAAGCAACTTTATCTCACCATGTTTGCAAATCTTGCGGACACTACAAAGGTAAAGAAGTAGTTAGCAAATAA
- a CDS encoding SepM family pheromone-processing serine protease, translating to MRKYIALFIFLLLVFFTCFYRLDYYIMKPGSAYDVSRFIKVQNGDVDDEGSLNLMTVAMYQATPLTYTIAFFDEFQDILKMDDVRQEEEDDEEYNVRQLKLMTDSQFNALFVAFQKAEKPFTVTYDGITVLNVLTGGAADGKIEPGDEIVEIDGEIIHQAEDLTAILNAKRENEEIHLVLNRNNELIDQTVTLKEIPGEQEKRVGIGITYSQSKSIKTEPFVNVDAEDIGGPSAGLMFTLGILNQLLEEDLTKGYLVAGTGEMYEDGTIGRIGGIEKKVVAAHEDGMEIFFAPDDEITEYMKEVNPTIQSNYEAAVQTAEKIGTKMKIVPVKTIDDALEYLEKLPEK from the coding sequence TTGCGGAAATATATAGCTTTATTCATTTTTTTACTTTTAGTATTCTTTACTTGTTTTTATCGTTTAGATTATTACATCATGAAACCTGGTAGTGCCTATGATGTTAGCCGTTTTATAAAAGTACAAAATGGTGATGTTGACGATGAAGGTTCTTTAAATCTTATGACAGTAGCAATGTATCAGGCAACGCCACTTACATATACAATTGCGTTCTTTGATGAATTTCAAGATATATTAAAAATGGATGATGTTCGTCAAGAAGAAGAAGATGACGAAGAATATAATGTACGTCAATTAAAACTCATGACTGATTCTCAATTTAATGCACTTTTTGTAGCTTTTCAAAAGGCCGAGAAGCCATTTACTGTTACATATGATGGTATCACAGTACTGAATGTATTAACTGGAGGTGCTGCGGATGGCAAAATCGAACCTGGGGATGAAATAGTAGAGATTGATGGAGAAATTATTCATCAAGCAGAAGATTTAACTGCAATATTAAATGCCAAAAGAGAAAATGAAGAAATTCATTTAGTACTTAATCGTAATAATGAATTGATTGATCAAACGGTAACATTAAAAGAAATACCAGGGGAACAAGAAAAAAGAGTTGGAATAGGTATTACGTATTCTCAAAGTAAATCCATCAAAACAGAACCTTTTGTCAATGTAGATGCCGAAGATATTGGAGGACCATCTGCAGGGTTAATGTTTACACTTGGAATATTAAATCAATTGTTAGAAGAAGATCTTACGAAGGGATATTTGGTAGCGGGAACAGGCGAAATGTATGAGGACGGTACCATAGGAAGAATTGGCGGGATAGAAAAGAAAGTAGTTGCAGCTCATGAAGATGGGATGGAAATATTCTTTGCGCCAGATGATGAAATTACTGAGTATATGAAGGAAGTAAATCCGACAATTCAATCGAACTATGAAGCAGCCGTTCAAACGGCAGAAAAAATAGGTACGAAAATGAAAATCGTACCTGTAAAAACGATTGATGATGCACTTGAATACCTAGAAAAATTACCAGAAAAGTAG
- the rsmD gene encoding 16S rRNA (guanine(966)-N(2))-methyltransferase RsmD — protein MRVVAGERKGMPLKAVTGTTTRPTTDKVKESIFNIIGPFFNGGIVLDLFAGSGGLGIEALSRGAEKAIFVEKDGRAFQTLQENIKKCRYEEQTELFRTDALRAVKGLLKRDIQIDYLFLDPPYHQLNYYDLVETLATGEKLSKEAIIVCEHASEFNLPTQYGAYVLNREETYGSTIISIYKKS, from the coding sequence ATGAGAGTTGTTGCTGGTGAAAGAAAAGGTATGCCTCTAAAAGCAGTAACAGGTACAACTACACGACCAACAACAGATAAAGTAAAAGAATCAATATTTAATATAATAGGACCGTTTTTTAATGGTGGAATTGTATTAGATTTATTTGCGGGTAGCGGTGGATTAGGAATCGAAGCGTTAAGCAGAGGGGCAGAAAAAGCGATTTTCGTTGAAAAAGATGGAAGAGCATTTCAAACATTGCAAGAGAACATAAAAAAGTGTCGATATGAAGAACAAACAGAATTGTTTAGGACCGATGCACTTCGAGCAGTGAAAGGATTATTAAAACGTGATATTCAAATTGATTATTTGTTTCTAGATCCTCCTTACCATCAGCTGAACTATTATGATTTAGTCGAAACATTAGCTACAGGTGAAAAACTGTCAAAAGAAGCGATAATTGTATGTGAACATGCATCTGAGTTTAATCTACCAACACAATATGGTGCTTATGTTCTAAATAGAGAAGAAACATATGGTAGTACAATTATTTCTATATATAAAAAGTCATAA
- a CDS encoding ketopantoate reductase family protein, which yields MEVAVVGGGSVGLLVASFLSEADHQVTLFVRRKEQSEELNTMGIHRHNLDQTVKKTKVQATTNIQEIPDGALVIVATKYEHLQSIYSHLKILPQNTPLLFLQNGLAHFEQALQLPQETIAFGSCQFGAQKNNDYTVVHRGLGVMKLAIEKGVEKQKIHNLFARVNRKFFQYEFVDHAEQMLFEKAILNSFINPMTAILQVKNGFLVENQYAFQMLMELFKELKSVFPNEMDKFEFDDVKKLALGTATNTSSMLGDVYNCRKTEVETIVGSIIERATKMGKTLPRLSTLYYLIKAIEERSENM from the coding sequence ATGGAAGTAGCAGTCGTTGGGGGAGGTTCCGTTGGCTTATTAGTTGCTAGTTTTTTATCTGAGGCAGACCATCAAGTCACGTTGTTTGTTCGAAGAAAGGAACAGTCAGAAGAACTAAATACGATGGGAATACATCGTCATAATTTAGATCAAACCGTAAAAAAAACAAAAGTACAGGCAACAACTAATATACAAGAGATTCCAGATGGCGCGTTGGTCATTGTTGCAACAAAATATGAGCATCTACAATCTATTTACTCACATTTAAAGATATTACCACAGAATACACCTTTGCTATTTTTACAAAACGGACTAGCTCATTTTGAACAGGCACTACAATTACCTCAAGAAACGATTGCTTTTGGATCGTGTCAATTTGGTGCCCAAAAAAATAATGATTATACAGTTGTTCATAGAGGGTTAGGGGTAATGAAGCTAGCAATTGAAAAAGGAGTCGAGAAACAAAAAATACATAACTTATTTGCGCGAGTGAATAGAAAGTTTTTTCAATATGAATTTGTAGATCATGCAGAACAAATGCTTTTCGAGAAAGCAATATTAAACAGTTTTATAAATCCGATGACCGCAATATTGCAAGTGAAAAATGGATTTCTTGTTGAAAACCAATATGCTTTTCAAATGTTAATGGAATTATTTAAGGAATTAAAGTCAGTTTTTCCAAATGAAATGGATAAGTTCGAGTTCGACGATGTAAAAAAATTAGCATTAGGGACAGCTACCAACACTTCTTCTATGTTAGGAGATGTTTATAATTGCCGTAAAACTGAAGTAGAGACAATTGTTGGTTCAATTATTGAAAGAGCAACGAAGATGGGGAAAACACTACCAAGATTGTCGACATTATATTATTTAATTAAAGCAATAGAGGAGAGAAGTGAGAACATGTGA
- a CDS encoding YlbG family protein, translating to MKERQGLIVYVTQLKFAKSLRKYGNVHYISRKLKYVVLYCNRDEIDLAINKIQRLPFVKDVVESFRPYLKTEYENAKPDKAKEYDYKIGL from the coding sequence ATGAAAGAAAGACAAGGTCTTATCGTTTATGTTACGCAACTCAAATTTGCGAAAAGTTTAAGAAAATACGGTAATGTTCATTATATTTCTCGAAAGTTAAAGTATGTCGTTCTCTATTGCAATCGCGATGAAATTGATCTGGCAATAAATAAAATACAACGCCTTCCATTTGTGAAAGACGTTGTTGAATCATTTCGTCCATATTTAAAGACGGAATATGAAAACGCAAAACCTGATAAAGCAAAAGAATATGATTATAAAATAGGGTTATAA
- the coaD gene encoding pantetheine-phosphate adenylyltransferase, with protein MSEKIAVVPGSFDPITNGHLDIIKRAADVFDIVYVAVLNNSSKKALFSLEERLNLIAEVTQSIPNIRIDSSSGLLIDYARSKQAKAIVRGLRAVSDFEYEMQITSMNRFLDESIETFFIMTKNQYSFLSSRMVKEVAQYGGKVTGLVPTIVEEALIEKFSKKNS; from the coding sequence TTGTCTGAGAAAATTGCTGTTGTTCCCGGAAGCTTCGATCCAATTACAAATGGCCATTTAGATATTATCAAGCGTGCAGCAGATGTATTTGATATTGTTTATGTTGCAGTATTAAATAACTCCTCCAAGAAAGCGTTGTTTTCCTTAGAAGAGCGACTTAATTTGATTGCGGAAGTAACGCAATCGATTCCAAATATTCGTATTGATTCTTCTTCAGGGTTATTAATCGATTATGCAAGGTCCAAACAAGCTAAAGCAATCGTTAGGGGCTTAAGAGCAGTTTCTGATTTTGAATATGAAATGCAAATTACGTCTATGAATCGATTTTTAGATGAGTCGATCGAAACCTTCTTTATCATGACAAAAAATCAATATTCATTTTTAAGCTCAAGAATGGTAAAAGAAGTTGCGCAATATGGTGGTAAGGTGACAGGTTTGGTACCAACAATCGTTGAGGAAGCGTTAATAGAAAAATTCAGTAAAAAAAACTCATAA
- a CDS encoding methylthioribose kinase → MIQQFIELGQGYGDVYELCELIKTNENRFHNAFLFISHKDEKKVASLAVTLEPVGEGKFMPIYICREGIPYDDDKKSKRIVLFEQALEQIGKKAIPMDIKHSSFFSETTLFYQHLIGILRMNRFIPPMQ, encoded by the coding sequence ATGATTCAACAATTTATCGAACTAGGACAAGGGTACGGAGATGTTTATGAACTCTGTGAACTAATAAAAACAAATGAAAATAGATTTCATAACGCATTTTTGTTCATTTCTCACAAAGATGAAAAAAAAGTAGCATCGTTAGCAGTCACACTTGAACCAGTTGGTGAAGGTAAATTCATGCCGATTTACATATGTCGTGAAGGTATACCTTATGATGATGACAAAAAATCGAAACGAATTGTACTTTTTGAACAAGCATTAGAACAAATAGGAAAAAAAGCAATTCCAATGGACATTAAACATTCTTCATTCTTTTCAGAAACAACTTTATTTTACCAACATCTAATTGGAATTTTAAGAATGAATCGTTTTATACCACCAATGCAATAA
- a CDS encoding RNA polymerase II → MKYAVSFFVVLLLVISGLLFFQFQVYSDKDEEVEGEYLYTQEIEIEYHGDSLDIRHHFSNLPNQIIEIKWPNHAINPDCFLESEQTCDRISDDKTKFNVGDVRNQSLSYVIPLDGGLRSRKLMKDLFVSLQNGKPTYTTVHISTDSQIAGQWITGLPLIGQQSLSLVNYVVFSGPGDVRELYWQGGDMKLQYSSDVVSIYSKSNVNSELKEQVNELQLLNDQHVAIVNSENLTGEQGERIIFLKDISFEGLYKSIIMSQTKSLYDLSESPTWINETVASFLSGNVSDKGKSAKIVNTLMTEMSDQQLEEWVLKLKELQGSKLTSAELDKRLSEIFGLYTEFFASNEDIEGVFPLLFTDNRKLIVNEQTTKEVELIYQDGLLYYSADSILNLLGYKVSEGSNGYYVTNNVRSFRFPENYQFYVFNQRRYDTISDPIITITNKKYIEESWLQRLFLVDIEKTDDEIIISPITVNNESGE, encoded by the coding sequence ATGAAATACGCAGTAAGTTTCTTTGTCGTACTTTTGCTTGTTATAAGTGGATTGCTTTTTTTCCAGTTTCAAGTGTATTCAGACAAAGATGAAGAGGTTGAAGGAGAATATTTATATACGCAAGAAATTGAAATAGAATATCATGGCGATAGTCTTGATATTAGACATCATTTTTCTAATTTGCCAAATCAAATAATTGAAATAAAATGGCCTAACCATGCAATTAATCCAGATTGTTTTTTGGAAAGTGAACAAACGTGTGATCGAATAAGTGATGATAAAACAAAGTTTAATGTTGGAGACGTGAGAAATCAATCATTATCCTATGTTATACCGTTAGATGGCGGGTTGAGATCTAGAAAACTAATGAAAGATTTATTCGTATCTTTACAAAACGGTAAGCCTACATACACTACAGTACATATATCTACAGATAGTCAAATTGCAGGTCAATGGATCACGGGTCTCCCTTTAATTGGACAACAATCTTTGTCTTTAGTTAATTATGTTGTATTTAGTGGACCGGGAGATGTTAGAGAGTTATATTGGCAGGGCGGAGATATGAAATTACAGTATTCATCTGATGTTGTTTCAATTTACTCGAAATCAAATGTAAATTCTGAATTAAAAGAGCAGGTTAATGAGCTTCAATTATTGAATGATCAACATGTTGCCATTGTAAATAGTGAAAATTTAACTGGAGAACAAGGCGAGCGAATCATATTTTTAAAAGATATATCTTTCGAAGGATTATATAAGAGTATTATTATGTCACAAACGAAATCACTTTACGATTTGAGCGAAAGCCCAACTTGGATTAATGAAACAGTTGCCTCATTTCTATCTGGCAATGTGTCAGATAAAGGAAAGTCAGCTAAAATCGTCAATACTTTAATGACGGAGATGTCTGATCAACAACTAGAAGAATGGGTTCTGAAATTAAAAGAACTACAAGGTAGTAAGCTAACTTCAGCTGAATTAGATAAACGGCTATCAGAAATATTCGGACTTTATACTGAGTTTTTCGCTTCAAATGAAGATATAGAAGGGGTATTTCCTTTACTATTTACTGATAATCGTAAATTAATCGTAAATGAACAAACTACTAAAGAAGTCGAACTAATTTATCAAGACGGGTTACTCTATTATTCAGCAGATTCTATATTAAATCTATTAGGTTACAAGGTATCAGAGGGAAGTAACGGATATTACGTAACAAATAATGTGAGATCCTTCCGATTCCCGGAAAATTATCAATTCTATGTTTTTAATCAGAGGAGATATGACACGATATCAGATCCAATAATTACAATTACTAATAAAAAATATATAGAAGAGTCATGGCTTCAACGATTATTTTTAGTCGATATAGAAAAAACTGACGATGAAATTATTATTTCACCTATAACAGTCAATAACGAAAGTGGTGAATAG
- a CDS encoding transcriptional regulator: MEGKRRKDQWTAADDEKLAEIVIQAVQNGKTQLEAFAEAANVLNRTKQACGFRWNKTLRSQYGQMLNSVRKRPKQLMRSHLKLALNSFDELTEAYNELEIKYRELQSEHDKLIKWLNQGVNFLEHQK, encoded by the coding sequence GTGGAAGGGAAAAGAAGAAAAGACCAATGGACGGCTGCAGATGATGAAAAATTAGCAGAAATCGTTATTCAAGCTGTTCAAAATGGTAAAACACAATTGGAAGCTTTTGCCGAAGCTGCTAACGTCCTAAACCGTACGAAACAGGCTTGTGGTTTTCGTTGGAATAAAACGTTACGTAGTCAATATGGACAAATGCTAAACAGTGTAAGAAAACGTCCAAAACAACTAATGAGAAGTCACTTAAAACTAGCTTTAAATAGTTTTGATGAATTAACTGAGGCTTATAATGAATTAGAAATTAAATATAGAGAATTACAATCAGAACATGACAAACTCATTAAATGGTTAAATCAAGGTGTCAATTTTCTTGAACACCAAAAATAA